Proteins encoded within one genomic window of Xylanivirga thermophila:
- the nagB gene encoding glucosamine-6-phosphate deaminase gives MNVIVCNTADEMDVIASKEFVDLISTKPNAILGLATGSTPIGLYKKLVQLHKDDKLDFSKVTTFNLDEYVGISQEHACSYHTFMHENLFKYVNLPKENINIPDGQAKNLEEECKKYDQKIEDAGGIDLQILGIGRNGHIGFNEPGTPFDAVTHIVTLDQGTREANSRFFNSIDEVPTKALSMGIKSIMHAQNIILMAKGADKAEAIYNTINGPVTPVVPASVLQLHPNATIILDKEAASRL, from the coding sequence GTGAATGTTATTGTTTGCAATACAGCTGATGAAATGGATGTTATAGCATCTAAAGAATTTGTAGATCTCATCAGTACAAAGCCAAATGCCATATTAGGTCTGGCTACCGGCAGTACTCCCATAGGATTATATAAAAAATTAGTCCAATTACATAAAGACGATAAATTGGATTTTTCCAAAGTAACTACATTTAATCTGGATGAATACGTAGGTATTTCACAGGAGCATGCCTGCAGCTATCATACATTTATGCATGAAAACTTATTTAAATATGTAAATTTGCCAAAAGAAAATATAAACATTCCAGATGGACAGGCAAAAAATCTAGAAGAAGAATGTAAAAAATATGATCAAAAAATAGAAGATGCAGGAGGCATTGACCTGCAGATATTAGGCATTGGCCGCAATGGACATATAGGGTTTAATGAACCAGGTACGCCCTTTGATGCTGTTACCCATATAGTAACTTTGGATCAAGGCACCAGAGAAGCAAATTCTCGGTTCTTTAATTCCATAGATGAGGTACCTACAAAGGCATTATCAATGGGTATAAAGAGCATAATGCACGCCCAAAACATAATCCTTATGGCAAAAGGGGCCGACAAGGCAGAAGCTATCTATAATACTATAAATGGGCCAGTCACTCCTGTAGTGCCTGCCTCTGTACTCCAACTTCATCCAAATGCTACTATCATTCTGGATAAAGAAGCCGCTAGCAGACTATAA
- a CDS encoding YitT family protein, with the protein MVWRILYIILGSFIHAVAINAFYMPHNLLSGGVTGVAMLLEYKYGIPTGITSILLNIPLFIAGYKYVSRRFTYFSILGTVSSSIFLLITQGWIVDIQDTMVSCLIGGLLSGIGIGLVIKNRGSLGGTDILSVIVNKYFSFSIGTTTMAINAIILTLAAMQFGIERAAYTLVALYVCNKALDNIQEGFNHKKSIIIISDNADEVAKAIFKKIKRGITFLNGEGGYTGKQKKIIYIVLRTTELSRVRDTVRQVDPAAFITIVDAREVEGKGFDGPPLF; encoded by the coding sequence GTGGTTTGGCGTATCTTATACATTATTTTAGGAAGTTTTATCCATGCGGTAGCCATAAATGCATTTTATATGCCCCATAATCTGCTAAGTGGTGGTGTAACAGGTGTGGCAATGTTGCTTGAATATAAATATGGTATACCTACCGGTATTACATCTATATTGCTTAATATCCCATTATTTATAGCAGGATATAAATATGTAAGCAGGCGTTTTACCTATTTTAGTATATTGGGTACGGTAAGTTCGTCCATATTTTTACTTATCACGCAAGGATGGATAGTGGATATACAGGATACTATGGTATCCTGCCTAATAGGAGGATTACTATCAGGTATAGGCATAGGATTAGTAATAAAAAATAGGGGTTCACTTGGGGGCACCGATATTCTTTCAGTTATAGTAAATAAATATTTTTCTTTTAGCATAGGTACTACTACGATGGCCATAAATGCTATAATACTAACACTTGCCGCTATGCAATTTGGCATAGAACGGGCGGCATATACTTTAGTTGCATTATATGTGTGCAATAAGGCCCTTGATAATATACAGGAGGGATTTAATCATAAGAAGAGTATAATAATAATCTCAGATAATGCAGACGAGGTTGCCAAAGCAATTTTTAAAAAGATAAAGAGGGGCATTACATTCTTAAATGGTGAAGGCGGTTATACAGGCAAGCAAAAGAAGATAATATATATTGTACTCCGTACAACTGAGTTATCAAGGGTACGGGATACAGTACGACAGGTAGATCCGGCGGCATTCATCACAATAGTCGATGCCAGAGAGGTGGAAGGTAAGGGTTTTGATGGTCCGCCATTATTTTAA
- the pepV gene encoding dipeptidase PepV, giving the protein MDLNSLVEGYREDIINSTKEIIAIPSVQGEPLAGKPFGEGVAEALDYACNLARNLGFHVVDVDGYGAHAEIGEGDETLGILVHLDVVPAGEGWTYEPYSPQIHDGKLYGRGAIDDKGPTIAAMYAMKALLDSGVKLNKKVRMIFGTDEESGWEGMEYYLSKQPMPQFGIVPDGNYPVIHAEKGILTLAFKKEFNGAEHIASNIEGIKGGTRPNMVPDECLCVFSSPRDGDKVLTYLNTFREYTKCNIEADFNEAGGAVLRFMGKSAHASTPKKGVNAIAGTLGFLCSLGIGNSPMEQFITFLNDRIGPDFDGDGLGIKLEDNVSGKLTLNLGKIDIDKERGEAVINIRYPVEYKLDDIMNRIYKAIEGTDVEVEIQGHSAPLYVPEDHPLVQKLLKIYNEQTGQEAKPIAIGGGTYARATENTVAFGAQFPGRPEMAHQKDEYIEVEDLILNAKIYANAIYELTR; this is encoded by the coding sequence ATGGATCTTAATAGTTTGGTGGAAGGATACAGAGAAGATATAATAAATTCCACAAAGGAGATTATAGCTATTCCTAGCGTACAAGGGGAGCCCTTAGCAGGGAAACCCTTTGGAGAAGGCGTTGCAGAGGCGTTGGATTATGCATGTAATCTTGCAAGAAATCTAGGCTTTCATGTAGTCGATGTGGATGGGTATGGTGCCCATGCAGAAATCGGAGAAGGGGATGAAACCCTTGGTATACTGGTACACCTAGATGTAGTACCTGCAGGCGAAGGATGGACATATGAGCCCTATAGCCCGCAGATACATGATGGGAAGCTCTATGGCAGGGGTGCCATAGATGACAAGGGGCCTACCATTGCAGCTATGTATGCTATGAAGGCTTTGCTTGATAGTGGTGTAAAGCTCAATAAAAAGGTGCGAATGATATTTGGTACCGATGAGGAGAGTGGTTGGGAGGGTATGGAATATTACCTTTCAAAGCAGCCCATGCCCCAGTTTGGCATAGTGCCAGATGGCAATTATCCTGTAATACATGCGGAAAAGGGCATTCTTACATTGGCTTTTAAAAAAGAGTTTAATGGAGCGGAGCATATAGCATCCAATATAGAGGGTATAAAGGGCGGAACTAGGCCTAATATGGTGCCTGATGAATGCCTTTGTGTATTTTCATCTCCTAGGGATGGGGATAAGGTATTGACGTATTTGAATACTTTTAGGGAATATACAAAATGTAATATAGAAGCAGATTTTAATGAGGCGGGAGGTGCTGTGCTTAGATTTATGGGAAAATCGGCCCATGCAAGTACTCCGAAGAAGGGGGTAAATGCCATAGCAGGCACTCTAGGTTTTCTATGTTCATTGGGTATAGGCAATAGTCCCATGGAGCAGTTTATAACATTTTTAAATGATAGAATAGGACCAGATTTTGATGGTGATGGGCTTGGAATTAAATTGGAGGATAATGTATCAGGTAAGCTCACCTTGAATCTTGGTAAGATAGATATAGACAAGGAGAGGGGCGAAGCTGTAATAAATATACGCTATCCTGTAGAGTATAAATTAGATGATATAATGAACAGGATATATAAGGCAATTGAAGGTACTGATGTCGAAGTAGAGATACAGGGCCATTCAGCGCCTCTTTATGTGCCTGAAGATCATCCTTTAGTACAAAAACTTTTGAAAATATATAATGAACAGACCGGTCAAGAAGCAAAACCCATAGCTATAGGCGGTGGAACTTATGCTAGAGCTACAGAAAATACAGTTGCATTTGGCGCCCAATTTCCGGGTAGACCTGAGATGGCCCATCAAAAGGATGAATATATAGAGGTAGAGGATCTTATTTTGAATGCAAAGATATATGCAAATGCGATATATGAATTGACAAGGTAG
- a CDS encoding methylated-DNA--[protein]-cysteine S-methyltransferase, whose amino-acid sequence MNNFYTFSYINSPIGIIFIKSTPAGVCQIDIGYNLNKDISIVCTKDSPVSIQLMEYFQGIRKNFNIKVDIKGTPFQMKVWKALSSIPYGSTKTYKDIAIEIGSPKGYRAVAQACSKNPVPIIIPCHRVVGSNGRLGGYSGGGGIKSKTYLLTLEKSGGQIV is encoded by the coding sequence ATGAATAATTTCTACACCTTTTCATATATAAACAGCCCCATAGGCATAATATTTATCAAATCCACTCCCGCCGGAGTGTGTCAAATAGATATAGGATATAACTTAAACAAGGATATATCTATAGTTTGTACTAAAGATAGCCCTGTATCTATACAGCTTATGGAATATTTTCAAGGCATCCGAAAAAATTTTAATATAAAAGTTGATATAAAGGGCACACCATTTCAAATGAAGGTATGGAAGGCCCTTTCTTCCATACCCTATGGCAGCACCAAAACCTATAAGGACATTGCAATAGAAATCGGTTCCCCAAAAGGATACAGGGCAGTTGCACAGGCCTGTAGTAAAAATCCTGTACCCATTATAATACCCTGCCATCGAGTAGTTGGCTCCAATGGTAGACTCGGGGGATATAGCGGGGGTGGTGGCATAAAATCAAAGACATACTTGTTAACGTTAGAAAAAAGTGGCGGCCAGATCGTATAA